A genomic region of Pseudomonadota bacterium contains the following coding sequences:
- a CDS encoding alpha/beta hydrolase gives MTAVAKQHHIDVPHGDGTVQLGYLEWGDSGAARTALCIHGISRNAHDFNWLGRELAKAGWRVIAIDMVGRGASQWLDDPAGYAVPSYIQHIAHVATTLELGEVDWIGTSMGGMIGMVAASVGAISMRRLVLNDIGPFIASDVIAGIIERTGEAPVFKDEDAIKGFLMERFTPFGPVTDQQWSYFAHHSGRRDEHGDLRLACDPDVVVPLVSQATGDADLWEVYDAIKVPTLVVRGGESEVLDQATAEAMMTRGPRATLVTFHGITHPLWLTDDEQMHLVRDWLEGHPLSEDRLAAES, from the coding sequence ATGACGGCGGTCGCCAAACAGCACCATATCGACGTGCCGCACGGCGACGGTACGGTGCAGCTTGGCTATCTGGAGTGGGGTGACAGCGGGGCCGCCCGAACGGCGTTGTGCATTCATGGCATTTCGCGCAACGCGCACGATTTCAATTGGCTTGGGCGCGAACTGGCGAAGGCCGGTTGGCGCGTGATCGCGATCGACATGGTCGGCCGTGGCGCGAGCCAGTGGCTGGACGACCCCGCCGGCTACGCCGTGCCGTCCTACATTCAGCATATCGCGCACGTGGCGACGACACTGGAACTGGGTGAGGTCGATTGGATCGGCACGTCGATGGGCGGCATGATCGGCATGGTCGCCGCATCCGTCGGCGCGATCTCCATGCGCCGTTTGGTGTTGAACGACATCGGTCCGTTTATTGCCTCCGACGTCATCGCAGGCATTATCGAGCGGACAGGCGAGGCGCCGGTGTTCAAGGACGAAGACGCCATCAAGGGTTTTCTGATGGAGCGCTTCACGCCATTTGGCCCGGTCACTGACCAACAGTGGTCCTACTTCGCCCACCACAGCGGTCGGCGTGATGAGCACGGTGACCTGCGCCTGGCGTGTGACCCCGACGTCGTGGTGCCGTTGGTCAGTCAGGCGACCGGTGACGCCGATCTGTGGGAGGTCTATGACGCCATCAAGGTGCCGACGCTGGTGGTGCGCGGCGGTGAGTCGGAAGTTCTGGACCAGGCGACGGCGGAGGCGATGATGACGCGCGGTCCGCGCGCGACGCTCGTCACCTTTCACGGAATTACCCATCCACTGTGGCTGACCGACGACGAGCAAATGCATTTGGTTCGGGACTGGCTGGAAGGCCATCCGCTTAGCGAGGACCGCCTCGCCGCCGAGAGCTAG
- a CDS encoding type III PLP-dependent enzyme produces MAKDKFDDVTQMVRAMTPSYPVYCIHPETLKTTAEHFVQTFPGRVLYAIKCNPHPKVLQILYDAGIRHFDTASLPEIAQVREQFRDAGAYFMHPVKARAAIKAAYEVYGIRHYVVDHPAELAKVLDETGGEGVTIVVRIATPAAGAAYDLSKKFGVRPAEAPYILEEAKSWGCQTGLSFHVGSQCLVPRAYKTALEMVGDIIDAAKVDLHMLDVGGGFPANYQGIQMPPLESYMTEISNGLKELDLRRDCTVMCEPGRALVADGMSLVTQVLLRKEDQIYVNDGIYGSLSEMVTAQVQMPVRAIRLDEPMSETGMDFSVAGPTCDSLDVLPFTFHLPEDMREGDWIEIGMVGAYGNALRTNFNGFYPDTFVEVTKAADDPMSGGTRQAKAS; encoded by the coding sequence ATGGCCAAGGACAAATTTGACGATGTTACCCAGATGGTTCGCGCGATGACGCCGAGCTATCCGGTCTATTGCATCCATCCGGAAACCCTGAAGACGACTGCCGAGCACTTCGTTCAGACCTTCCCGGGCCGGGTTCTCTACGCCATCAAATGCAACCCGCACCCCAAGGTCTTGCAGATCCTGTATGACGCTGGCATTCGCCACTTCGATACGGCGTCCCTGCCGGAAATCGCCCAGGTGCGCGAGCAGTTCCGTGATGCCGGCGCCTACTTCATGCACCCGGTGAAGGCGCGCGCGGCGATCAAGGCCGCCTATGAAGTCTATGGCATCCGCCACTATGTGGTCGATCACCCCGCCGAACTCGCCAAGGTGCTCGACGAGACGGGTGGCGAGGGCGTGACCATCGTCGTGCGGATCGCGACGCCGGCCGCCGGCGCGGCCTATGACCTTTCTAAGAAGTTCGGCGTTCGCCCGGCCGAGGCACCGTACATCCTGGAGGAAGCGAAGTCCTGGGGTTGCCAGACCGGTCTGTCGTTCCATGTGGGGTCCCAGTGCCTGGTGCCGCGCGCTTACAAGACGGCGTTGGAGATGGTCGGTGATATCATCGATGCCGCCAAGGTGGACCTGCACATGCTGGATGTCGGCGGTGGATTTCCGGCCAACTATCAGGGCATTCAAATGCCGCCGCTCGAAAGTTACATGACGGAAATATCGAACGGGCTGAAAGAACTCGACCTGCGCCGCGACTGCACCGTGATGTGCGAACCGGGCCGCGCTTTGGTCGCTGATGGCATGTCGCTTGTCACGCAGGTGCTGCTGCGCAAGGAAGATCAGATCTACGTCAACGACGGCATCTATGGCAGCCTGTCGGAGATGGTGACGGCGCAGGTCCAGATGCCGGTGCGGGCGATCCGTCTTGACGAGCCGATGTCCGAAACCGGCATGGATTTCAGCGTCGCCGGGCCGACCTGTGATTCACTGGATGTGCTGCCGTTCACGTTCCATCTGCCCGAAGACATGCGCGAGGGCGATTGGATCGAGATCGGCATGGTCGGTGCCTACGGCAACGCCCTGCGCACCAACTTCAACGGTTTCTACCCCGACACCTTTGTCGAAGTGACAAAGGCGGCCGACGATCCGATGAGCGGCGGCACGCGTCAGGCCAAGGCGTCATGA
- a CDS encoding CoA transferase has protein sequence MPADGPSSGPFSGLTVLDLTRVLAGPYCTMVLSDLGARVIKIEVPEKGDDARHFGPYMGEVSAYFASLNRGKESIALNLKDQGDLAIFHDLLAGADILVENYRAGVMDKLGLGWDVLHEQYPRLIYAAVSGFGHSGPYAKRPAYDMVVQGMGGVMSLTGQPDGPPTRVGTSVGDITAGLFTTIGIASAVYDRERTGEGMKIDVGMLDCQVAILENAIARYVATGDTPKPLGARHPSIVPFEAYATADGHLIIAAGNDSLFAKLAGALGKPEWADDPRYLTNSDRANHVAALKIEIEAALADHTTSHWLKVLEAAGVPCGPINDVAQVLADPQVLARNMVVSVEDAETGKLSMAGNPIKLSAYDDPSDRGAIPRLDEHRETLLRDFKK, from the coding sequence GTGCCAGCCGACGGCCCCTCAAGCGGCCCTTTCAGTGGATTAACCGTTCTCGACCTCACCCGCGTCCTTGCCGGGCCCTATTGCACGATGGTGCTGAGCGATCTCGGCGCGCGCGTCATCAAGATCGAGGTCCCGGAAAAGGGCGACGATGCCCGTCATTTCGGCCCCTATATGGGCGAAGTCTCCGCCTATTTCGCCTCGCTCAACCGGGGCAAGGAGAGCATCGCGCTGAACCTGAAGGACCAAGGCGACCTCGCGATCTTCCACGATCTCCTGGCAGGCGCGGATATCCTGGTCGAGAACTACCGCGCAGGCGTCATGGATAAACTGGGGTTGGGCTGGGATGTCCTGCATGAACAGTACCCGCGCCTGATCTATGCCGCCGTCTCCGGCTTCGGCCACAGTGGTCCCTACGCCAAGCGGCCGGCTTACGACATGGTGGTTCAGGGCATGGGCGGCGTCATGAGCCTGACCGGCCAGCCCGACGGTCCGCCGACCCGGGTCGGCACCAGCGTCGGCGACATCACGGCGGGCCTTTTCACCACCATTGGCATCGCGTCGGCCGTGTACGACCGCGAGCGCACCGGCGAAGGCATGAAGATCGACGTCGGCATGCTGGATTGCCAGGTAGCGATCCTGGAGAACGCTATTGCGCGTTACGTTGCCACCGGCGACACCCCAAAGCCGCTTGGCGCCCGTCATCCCTCTATCGTGCCGTTTGAGGCCTACGCGACCGCTGACGGCCACCTCATCATCGCCGCCGGCAACGATTCTCTCTTTGCCAAGCTGGCCGGAGCCTTGGGCAAGCCCGAATGGGCCGACGACCCGCGTTATCTCACCAACAGCGACCGCGCCAACCACGTGGCGGCGCTCAAGATCGAGATCGAGGCAGCCCTCGCCGACCACACGACCAGCCACTGGTTGAAAGTGCTGGAGGCCGCGGGCGTTCCCTGCGGTCCCATCAACGATGTCGCCCAGGTTCTGGCGGACCCCCAGGTCCTCGCCCGCAACATGGTGGTCAGCGTCGAGGATGCCGAAACCGGCAAGCTCTCCATGGCCGGCAACCCGATCAAGCTGTCGGCCTATGACGACCCCAGCGATAGAGGGGCCATTCCGCGCCTGGACGAACATCGCGAAACGTTACTGCGCGACTTCAAGAAGTGA
- a CDS encoding penicillin acylase family protein, with protein MLTGFAALIVILVALVAVAAGWMWYSLPQLDGTVAVDGPADTIQIQRDAHGVPHIFAATPADAYFGLGFVHAQDRMFQMEQQRMVAQGRLSSVMGSATVRFDRFFRMLDLDGLAKASLERLDPSTIGTLEAYAAGVNAYLATHSGAAAPELDLLLVGDPAPWQPADSVAWLKIMALHLSGNWRAEVLRARMIDLLGPEKADTFFPPHPADGPIVIDEALRAAGLSGTPWTQALLDLLPRPGNGSNNWVVDGTMTASGSPLLANDPHLGHNIPATWYMAHLEAPGLSVVGATLPGVPAIIVGHNRDLAWGVTNTGPDTQDLFLQRVDPDDPDRYITPDGSEPFTLRDETIVVRFGNDEAVTIRGTRHGPVISDIYPDATEGLGEDDQVVALAWTMLSDDDRSIQAALKLHTATSWDDALDAARDYRGPQQNIVLAETSGRIGYYAPAVVPIRKSGDGSVPVPGWSGEYDWVGEIPFEDLPHVVDPPRGYIVTANEKVVGDDYPYFLGNDWQPGYRSQRIRDLLELSPDHTVDTFAAIQADTHSLMAEHFLPFALASEPETTLGQTLRDRLDDWRGDMNEASDQPLIFATWYRELTRLIYADDLGELFRDAWWHRPTFVHAVMSGDLAEWCLDETRDDESAAAACHRLAGQAFDDAAVFLTARCGSDPAAWNWGEAHAAVFRHRLFQYVPVLSGLTEIRVPVGGDRYSVNVGTYIFNNDNAVFETVHGASMRAVMDLADLDNSRFVWVPGQSGHIFSPYYDDMVARWRDNDMVTIPTDRALIDPAHTLLLQPAEAP; from the coding sequence TTGCTGACAGGGTTTGCCGCCCTGATTGTCATCTTGGTGGCCCTGGTCGCGGTGGCGGCAGGCTGGATGTGGTACTCGCTGCCGCAACTCGACGGCACCGTCGCGGTCGACGGCCCGGCTGACACCATCCAAATCCAGCGTGATGCCCATGGCGTGCCGCATATCTTCGCGGCGACGCCGGCGGATGCCTACTTTGGGCTCGGTTTCGTTCACGCCCAGGACCGTATGTTCCAGATGGAGCAACAGCGCATGGTCGCCCAGGGCCGCTTGTCGTCGGTCATGGGCAGCGCGACCGTTCGTTTCGACCGCTTCTTCCGCATGCTCGACCTGGACGGCCTGGCCAAGGCCAGTCTTGAAAGGCTCGATCCGTCGACAATCGGCACGCTCGAGGCCTATGCGGCCGGCGTTAACGCCTACCTCGCCACCCATAGCGGTGCGGCGGCGCCAGAGCTCGACCTGTTGCTGGTCGGCGATCCGGCGCCTTGGCAACCGGCCGATTCCGTCGCCTGGCTCAAAATCATGGCGCTTCACCTGTCGGGCAACTGGCGCGCGGAGGTCCTGCGCGCGCGGATGATCGATCTGCTCGGACCGGAAAAGGCCGACACGTTTTTCCCACCCCACCCCGCCGACGGCCCTATCGTCATCGATGAGGCGCTGCGCGCCGCCGGCCTGTCCGGCACGCCATGGACGCAGGCCCTGCTCGACCTCCTGCCCCGGCCGGGCAATGGCTCGAACAACTGGGTGGTCGACGGCACGATGACCGCGTCGGGCAGTCCGCTGCTCGCCAATGACCCTCATCTAGGCCACAACATCCCGGCGACCTGGTACATGGCGCATTTGGAAGCGCCCGGCCTTTCGGTGGTCGGCGCAACTCTGCCCGGTGTCCCCGCGATCATCGTCGGGCACAACCGCGATCTCGCCTGGGGCGTGACGAACACCGGGCCCGACACCCAGGATCTCTTCCTGCAACGCGTCGACCCGGACGATCCCGACCGCTACATCACACCCGATGGCAGCGAGCCGTTTACCCTGCGCGACGAGACGATCGTTGTTCGCTTTGGCAATGATGAGGCCGTCACCATTCGCGGCACACGGCACGGGCCGGTCATCTCCGATATCTATCCCGATGCGACCGAGGGTCTGGGCGAGGACGATCAAGTCGTCGCACTCGCCTGGACCATGCTGAGCGATGACGACCGCAGCATCCAGGCAGCGCTGAAGCTGCATACGGCGACATCATGGGACGATGCGCTGGATGCCGCACGCGATTACCGCGGACCGCAACAGAACATCGTCCTGGCCGAGACCAGCGGTCGGATCGGCTACTATGCGCCTGCGGTTGTTCCGATCCGCAAGAGCGGCGACGGCTCTGTGCCAGTCCCCGGCTGGTCGGGCGAATACGACTGGGTCGGCGAAATCCCGTTTGAGGACCTGCCCCATGTGGTCGATCCGCCGCGCGGCTACATCGTCACCGCGAACGAAAAGGTGGTCGGTGACGATTACCCTTACTTCCTGGGCAACGACTGGCAGCCCGGCTACCGCAGCCAGCGGATCCGCGACCTCCTGGAATTGAGCCCAGACCACACGGTCGATACGTTCGCGGCCATCCAGGCCGACACCCATTCCCTGATGGCCGAGCATTTTCTGCCGTTCGCCCTGGCGAGCGAACCGGAGACGACGCTTGGCCAAACCCTGCGCGACCGGCTTGACGACTGGCGCGGCGACATGAATGAGGCATCAGACCAACCGCTCATCTTCGCCACGTGGTATCGCGAGCTGACACGCCTGATCTATGCGGACGATCTGGGCGAGCTGTTCCGTGACGCTTGGTGGCACCGCCCGACCTTCGTCCACGCGGTGATGTCTGGCGACCTCGCCGAATGGTGTCTCGATGAAACGCGAGACGATGAGAGCGCGGCTGCCGCCTGCCATCGCCTCGCCGGACAGGCCTTCGACGACGCCGCTGTGTTTCTGACCGCGCGCTGCGGGTCCGACCCCGCGGCCTGGAACTGGGGCGAGGCCCATGCGGCGGTCTTCCGCCACCGCCTCTTCCAATATGTGCCAGTGCTCTCAGGCCTGACCGAGATACGCGTTCCCGTTGGCGGGGATCGATACAGCGTCAATGTCGGCACCTATATCTTCAACAACGACAACGCGGTGTTCGAAACTGTGCACGGCGCCAGCATGCGTGCGGTGATGGATCTGGCCGACCTCGACAACTCACGATTTGTCTGGGTGCCCGGGCAATCCGGCCATATCTTCTCGCCCTACTACGACGATATGGTCGCGCGCTGGCGCGACAACGATATGGTCACCATCCCGACGGACCGCGCGTTGATCGATCCCGCACACACATTATTGCTTCAACCGGCGGAGGCGCCCTGA
- the hutG gene encoding N-formylglutamate deformylase: MDPYTLIRGEAPLLVSLPHAGTHVPIDIAEHMTGQARHVPDTDWHVDRLYDMAAGMGATVLTATHSRYVIDLNRAPDNAPLYPGASNTELCPLTMFDFAPIYLPGQAPDQVEVAHRLDTYWRPYHDQIAAELERLRARHDRVVLWDGHTIRSEAPRFFDGRLPDFNLGTASGASAAPELADRLLAIAEQSADHGAVLNGRFKGGFITRHYGQPNAGMHAVQLELSEITYMEEDPPFRYLDDRAENVKAIITDLMKCALEWAANAN, from the coding sequence ATGGACCCCTATACGCTGATCCGTGGCGAAGCGCCGCTTCTCGTCAGCTTGCCCCATGCCGGCACCCATGTGCCAATCGACATTGCCGAACACATGACCGGCCAGGCTCGCCATGTTCCCGACACGGATTGGCATGTCGACAGGCTCTACGACATGGCCGCCGGCATGGGCGCGACCGTGCTGACCGCGACGCATTCGCGCTACGTCATCGACCTGAACCGCGCGCCCGACAACGCGCCGCTCTATCCCGGCGCCAGCAATACCGAACTATGCCCGCTCACCATGTTCGACTTCGCGCCGATCTATCTGCCCGGGCAGGCCCCGGACCAGGTTGAAGTCGCGCACCGCTTGGACACCTATTGGCGCCCCTATCACGATCAGATCGCTGCCGAGCTGGAACGGCTGCGAGCACGCCACGATCGCGTCGTCCTGTGGGACGGCCATACCATCCGATCGGAGGCACCCCGCTTCTTCGACGGGCGTTTGCCCGATTTCAACCTGGGGACGGCATCCGGCGCCAGCGCCGCGCCTGAGCTTGCCGACCGCTTGCTGGCAATCGCTGAGCAAAGCGCTGATCACGGCGCAGTTCTGAACGGGCGTTTCAAGGGCGGCTTCATTACACGCCACTACGGCCAGCCCAATGCCGGCATGCACGCTGTGCAGCTCGAACTTTCCGAGATCACCTATATGGAAGAGGACCCGCCGTTTCGCTATCTCGATGACCGCGCCGAGAACGTGAAGGCGATCATCACAGACCTTATGAAATGTGCTCTGGAGTGGGCAGCGAACGCTAACTGA
- a CDS encoding flavin reductase family protein — MSRKRNFTKRQLRDALGRFATGVTIITTCTREGELLGITANSFNSVSLEPPMVLFSLAREAYSLNKFETCDFFAVNILREDQRDLSDKFAKASVDKWEGVEYTSGVTNCPLIPGSLATFECYTRFHYDGGDHVIFVGEAFNMTAGDGGPPLLYFDGKYEKMSS; from the coding sequence TTGAGCCGAAAACGCAACTTTACCAAGCGACAACTGCGCGATGCCCTCGGGCGTTTCGCGACCGGCGTCACCATCATCACGACCTGTACCCGCGAAGGCGAGTTGCTCGGAATCACGGCGAATTCTTTCAATTCCGTGTCGCTGGAGCCTCCCATGGTGCTGTTCAGCCTGGCGCGCGAGGCCTACAGCCTCAACAAGTTCGAGACCTGCGACTTTTTCGCCGTCAACATCCTGCGCGAGGATCAGCGGGACCTCTCCGATAAGTTCGCCAAGGCGTCCGTCGACAAATGGGAGGGCGTCGAGTACACGTCCGGCGTTACGAATTGCCCACTGATCCCCGGCTCATTGGCGACGTTCGAGTGCTACACCCGTTTTCACTACGATGGCGGTGACCACGTCATCTTCGTCGGCGAGGCCTTCAACATGACCGCCGGTGACGGCGGCCCTCCGTTGCTCTATTTCGACGGAAAGTACGAAAAGATGAGTTCATAG